The uncultured Eubacteriales bacterium region CATCCCCAGCCGCTCAAGGGTTACGCCCAGGCTGCCGGTGGACGCTTTGGAAGCCTCCACCAGGTCCTCGGTCAGCTTTTTAAGCCGCTGGCTCTTGCGGTCTAATACGTCGATATACTCTGCGGCCTGGGGGCTGTCGGCGGGCAGCGATTTCAAAAGCCCCACGTAGTTGATGATGGAGGTGAGCGGCGTTTTTAAATCGTGGGATACGTTGGTGATGAGCTCGGCTTTGAACCGCTCGGTCTTGAGCTGCTGCTCCACCGCGCTGTTCACCGCGCCGCCCAGGTCGTTGAGCTGCTCGGCGTGGCGGCGCAGGTCGGGGTAGAATCTGCGGGTGTCGATCTTGAACTCCGGGTCGCCCCCCACGATGCGCCCTGTGCCCTCCTCGATCTGCCGCCATTGGCGCAGCCATCTGCACAGGTGCCAGAGGACAAAGCCCTGGTACACAGGGATGAGCACCACTGTGACAGTGGTGAGCACCGTTCCCAAAAGGTAGAGCGCAAATCCCACCACCAGCCGCCAGGTGACAGGCAGGCCCCGAAACAGTTCCCCCACGAAATAGACGGCGGCGCGGCACAGCCGCCCGATCAGGCTGGTGCGCCAGAGCGTGTGGGTCTTCAGCCGTACCGCCGTTGTAAGGAGGAGACCCATCCCCAGCGCGGCTATGCCTAGGGTCAGTACGCCCAAACCCACCGCCATAGGCAGGTTTAAGGCCTCGCCATAGGTGTACAGGGCGATGGACTCCGCCGCCGACATCAGGGTGATCGTGAGCGCGCCTGCGACGAGAAGATAGAGGTCGTAAGGGACGCGCTCCTGCCAGCCGGTGACCAGCGTGCCATCCTCCTGCCGCCCGGCGGAGCGGCTAAGGAAGACGAGCAGCCCAATGCTGCCTGCCAGGGTCACCAGGGCAAGGAGGGCTACGAGGGGCAAAACGCGCTGTTCCTGGGCAAAAGCCGCCATGCTGGCGGTATACCTGTCCTCCACCATAAGAGGGGAGGCGATGCCGTACTCCGCCATCATCGTCTGATTCAGTACCCGGCTGTCTCGGCTGTCGTTGTAGCTCCAGTTATATCCGTCGTAATACCAGCCATACCTGGGCCCCTCCGCCGCGTTCTCCGGCGTGAGGGACAAAAATTCCTCACCTGTGTAGACCATTACCGCATTACCGGCGCTCTCAACGTCATATTGGTAATAGTCCTGCTCGTGCAGCTCGTATCCGCGGGCGAAAACGATGGAGGATTGGAACTGCGCGGGGGTGACCTCCTCCAACAGCGCGCCGTCCAGATTGTCCAGCAAAAGGACACCCGACTGGTCTAAAAGCCGGTAGCGGAAGTTGGTCTTGTCAGGGGCAAGGCTGGCCTCCAGCGCCGCCAACTGCCGCTGTTCGTACTCAGTGAGGGAGCCGTTCCAC contains the following coding sequences:
- a CDS encoding Histidine kinase A domain protein — protein: MIVLKKPGSSYLTPAAKTGAFLISLVVLSACFWSSLVTLSSWNDLWLRGDYYRSDVAQQAAYSDMNRLQELADLKQNLVWNGSLTEYEQRQLAALEASLAPDKTNFRYRLLDQSGVLLLDNLDGALLEEVTPAQFQSSIVFARGYELHEQDYYQYDVESAGNAVMVYTGEEFLSLTPENAAEGPRYGWYYDGYNWSYNDSRDSRVLNQTMMAEYGIASPLMVEDRYTASMAAFAQEQRVLPLVALLALVTLAGSIGLLVFLSRSAGRQEDGTLVTGWQERVPYDLYLLVAGALTITLMSAAESIALYTYGEALNLPMAVGLGVLTLGIAALGMGLLLTTAVRLKTHTLWRTSLIGRLCRAAVYFVGELFRGLPVTWRLVVGFALYLLGTVLTTVTVVLIPVYQGFVLWHLCRWLRQWRQIEEGTGRIVGGDPEFKIDTRRFYPDLRRHAEQLNDLGGAVNSAVEQQLKTERFKAELITNVSHDLKTPLTSIINYVGLLKSLPADSPQAAEYIDVLDRKSQRLKKLTEDLVEASKASTGSLGVTLERLGMGQMLQQALGEYEERFAAGGLEAVFTPPGNELYVWADGRHLWRVIDNLFSNCAKYALSGTRIYLDLRRWEGRIHLSIKNISRQALNIPPEQLMERFVRGEESRSTEGSGLGLSIARSLTELQQGSFRLEIDGDLFKAILSFPEALALTEGPAEEGNAPQEKAV